A part of Clostridium novyi genomic DNA contains:
- a CDS encoding carbohydrate ABC transporter permease has protein sequence MKKSKLWFSFFVAPILISFLIVVIIPAITGIYYSFTDWNGIDNNAPFVGIQNYKQIFNLESGFMQSFIFTLKFSVVSVIMINLIGFGLALLVTREMKISNILRSIFFMPNMVGGLILGFIWQFIFTKVFNTIGVKIGCEFFTGWLSTTATGFWALVILMSWQMSGYMMVVYIAALQGIPDNLKEAAEIDGANPIQRLINITIPLVAPAFTVGIFLTLSNCFKLFDQNLALTGGGPYNSTQMLALNIYNSAFARNEFGISQAKAVIFLITVAVITLTQLNFSKKKEVEM, from the coding sequence ATGAAAAAATCAAAGTTATGGTTTAGTTTTTTTGTTGCACCTATATTAATTTCATTTTTAATTGTGGTAATTATACCTGCTATAACAGGAATATATTATTCATTTACAGATTGGAATGGAATAGATAATAATGCTCCATTTGTTGGAATACAAAATTATAAACAAATATTTAATTTAGAAAGTGGATTTATGCAATCATTTATATTTACTTTAAAATTCTCAGTAGTGTCAGTTATTATGATAAATTTAATCGGTTTTGGATTAGCACTATTAGTAACTAGAGAAATGAAGATAAGTAATATATTAAGAAGTATATTTTTTATGCCTAACATGGTTGGTGGACTTATATTAGGGTTTATTTGGCAATTTATATTCACTAAAGTTTTTAATACCATAGGGGTTAAGATTGGATGTGAGTTTTTTACAGGGTGGCTTTCAACTACTGCAACAGGATTTTGGGCCTTAGTAATATTGATGTCTTGGCAGATGTCAGGATATATGATGGTTGTTTATATAGCAGCTCTTCAAGGAATTCCAGATAATTTAAAAGAAGCCGCTGAAATTGATGGAGCAAATCCAATTCAAAGACTTATAAATATAACAATACCATTAGTTGCACCAGCATTTACAGTTGGAATATTTTTAACTTTATCTAATTGTTTTAAGTTATTTGATCAAAATTTGGCACTTACAGGTGGAGGACCATATAACTCAACTCAAATGTTAGCACTTAATATATATAATTCAGCTTTTGCAAGAAATGAATTTGGAATATCACAGGCAAAGGCAGTTATATTTTTAATAACTGTTGCAGTAATAACATTAACTCAACTGAACTTTAGTAAGAAAAAGGAGGTGGAAATGTAA
- a CDS encoding ABC transporter substrate-binding protein — MRNVKRVVAFAITSIMMMSTLVLGGCSGKSEGTSAGKKDAITLNIFQFKVEIAKELEEAAKKYSEKHPDVKINISTVGGGDDYGAALRAKIQSGEEPAIFNIGGPQDVKDWRSRLLDLSGEPWVKQSLKGVLDGVTEDKKIYGMPFDVEAYGLVYNKAIFKDAGIDATTIKDYAMLESAVKKLDSQIKTGKLKGKYPQLEAVFEMPAKETWITGLHSSNVALSQEFKSSLDAFKSDKVIFKHGDGLKSLIDLQANYSLNAKSKGKLNAVDYATQVGQGIAIERVAIVQQGNWIFNDVNKTDKDVAKNLDMLPISIKGGKGDSVAVGVPMYWGVNNKVSKEQQLAAKDFLNWLYTSEEGKDIVVNKFFFIPPFKGYEKYPAKDSLGLAVERYIKENKTLPWVFMGYPTDWGMGVVGKDIQKYLAGEMTWNQLIKDSQDQWINMRNKK, encoded by the coding sequence ATGAGGAATGTAAAAAGAGTTGTTGCATTTGCTATTACATCAATAATGATGATGTCAACTTTAGTATTGGGTGGATGTTCAGGTAAATCAGAAGGAACTAGTGCAGGAAAAAAAGATGCTATTACATTAAATATATTTCAATTTAAAGTTGAAATTGCAAAAGAGCTAGAAGAAGCTGCAAAGAAATATTCTGAAAAACATCCAGATGTAAAAATAAATATAAGCACTGTTGGTGGTGGGGATGATTACGGTGCAGCTCTTAGAGCGAAGATTCAATCTGGAGAAGAACCTGCAATATTTAATATAGGCGGGCCTCAGGATGTTAAAGATTGGAGGAGTAGATTACTTGATTTATCAGGAGAACCTTGGGTTAAACAATCTCTTAAGGGAGTTCTTGATGGAGTTACTGAAGATAAGAAAATATATGGTATGCCCTTTGATGTTGAAGCTTATGGATTAGTATATAATAAGGCTATTTTCAAGGATGCTGGTATAGATGCTACAACTATTAAAGATTATGCAATGCTAGAATCTGCAGTGAAAAAATTAGATAGTCAGATAAAAACAGGAAAACTAAAGGGGAAATACCCTCAATTAGAAGCAGTATTTGAAATGCCTGCAAAAGAAACTTGGATAACAGGATTACATTCTTCAAATGTTGCTTTAAGTCAAGAATTTAAAAGTTCATTAGATGCTTTTAAATCAGATAAAGTTATTTTTAAACATGGTGATGGTTTAAAAAGTTTAATTGATTTACAAGCTAATTATTCATTAAATGCAAAATCAAAAGGAAAATTAAATGCAGTAGATTATGCAACTCAAGTAGGACAAGGTATTGCTATTGAACGTGTTGCTATTGTTCAACAAGGAAATTGGATATTCAATGATGTTAATAAAACAGATAAAGATGTAGCTAAGAATTTAGATATGTTACCAATATCAATAAAGGGTGGTAAGGGAGATTCTGTTGCAGTAGGTGTTCCTATGTATTGGGGAGTTAATAATAAAGTTTCAAAGGAACAACAATTAGCTGCAAAGGACTTTTTAAATTGGTTATATACTTCAGAGGAAGGTAAAGATATAGTAGTTAATAAATTCTTTTTTATACCTCCATTTAAAGGATATGAAAAATATCCAGCTAAAGATTCTCTTGGGTTAGCTGTAGAAAGATATATAAAAGAAAATAAAACACTACCATGGGTGTTCATGGGATACCCAACAGATTGGGGTATGGGTGTTGTAGGAAAAGATATTCAAAAATATTTAGCTGGAGAGATGACTTGGAATCAATTAATTAAGGATTCACAAGATCAATGGATAAATATGAGAAATAAGAAATAA